From the Chanodichthys erythropterus isolate Z2021 chromosome 9, ASM2448905v1, whole genome shotgun sequence genome, the window gtcgttattttgtttttttttggcgcaccaaaaatattctcgtcgcattataatattaatattgagccactgtactcacatgaactgatttaaatatgttttagtacctttatggatcttgagagaggaaatgtcattgctccctatgcaggcctcacggagccatctgATTTCAACTAACTAACTGATTAACAAagctcttacgggtgtggaacggcataagggtaagtaataaatgacagaattttcatttttgggtgaactaaccctttaatactgcccatacctaaacttaaccacCGCACTAACTAtttgcagtaattaggagtttgtTGAGGCAAAAATCATAGTTAAAAGTTAGTTAACAGTGAGACTTGGACCcaaatctaaagtgtgaccaaatgTTTTTAGCAATATCTTTGTTTCCACTCATTTAACTTCGTATCTGTCATTTCTACATTCAAAGTGGTCCAAATAGTGTAACTATTTTAACTATAGTGTAACTATAGTGTAACCAATTCTTTGATTTAAGAACCAATActtaaattcataatttaagtcTATTTGCAGACTAAATGACATGATACAGCTGCAGTGGTAAACCCATCTAAACACTAGACAAGCGTAACCTATAGAACACACATAAAACTGgcagcaaaacaaaataactgcCCTAAAAATGCCAATATGGGACAACAATGCAGAACAGATTGTGTTCTGTGTATCTGTAATTAATGAACACTGGTGCTTTTATGGTTCAGTGCGAGGAATTGCTTGCATAGGCTTAAGAGACAGAGAATCCAACAGACATAGATCAGGAGACGAGCAGCGGGACCCGTCTTCCATCATGCAGCACTGAGGTGCTTAATCTCGGCTCAGCGTCACAGTAAACGAGGGCCGAGGGGCTGCTAATGGCTTCTCAGGGAATATCAGAACAGAACTCTTGAGTGGACTGACGGACATTCTGCTAAATATGGAAATGGGAGATGTGTACTTGGGTGGTTGACAAATAACGTGGGCATTAACCTTTTTTCATCATGAAGATGTTATGCCCTctttgtttttggggtctagtaggttttcatgcttgaatgttcaaaaaacattattttgtgacatattttacattgttgcagcacctcttttCCCAAACTGTCACCaatgctctgtttagttccggTCTCTAAAAAgcgcaatgtgctctgattggttggctggaccagtgtgttgtgattggtcaaccccTTTGAGCGTGTTTTGCAAATGTCATGCACCTTTCCATAACcgtgagtttcaacacactactcaCATGACTCAACCAGTCCTTGCCCCCTTTTTTCGTATATGCCTTgggcgggaattatttaaatgagaaataattgagCTTTTGTTACCTATCAAAGTCATTTtaatcagggttttttttttttttagatatagtTGTGCGGTATGATGAATATATGCGTAAAAGTACAAACATTCCATGTTTACTCAAAGAATATAAAGACATGCATAATATAAAATGAGATGCATGatactttttcaaaaaattacaaCTATGCTGTTTAATATAGTTTAAATTGAAGTTCATCATGTCACACTGCATTTAATCCTTAACAtaacaaataaagttaattcTATTGGTGcccattttttgtttgtttacattttgagGAAATTcctgaaattatatatatatatatatatatatatatatatatatatatatatatatatatatatatatattagggctgggcaagtTAACGCGTTTTTATCGCGTTAacgcattaattaattaatgccgACAATTAGTTTATCGCGCGTCAAcgtactttttattttgaaagtccgTTGCTCACTGCGTTTGAATACACATAGATAGACTACAACCGAATACAACACAAACCATGGGTCACAGGAGGGGTGGGATGTTTATCGGTAGGCTACTGGCTGCTTGGGATGAGCGTCATCACAAGTCTCAAccaatgaaagcatttgttgtgTGTCTAGAGAGCTACAGCgcgaaaaataaaatatctggtgcggacagaaaaatggaaaaaggtaCCCACTGCTTACcactcaataaaagaatcacattgctaagtgtttttgaacgttttgatttcatttggtttaataattaacattacctttgcgagtctgactctcactgcgctcgtgaattagcagaacttgacggggacattcaaatgcttaacaaaacgcttcatgtgaccaacaattctgtacatgtttattaaagcatactgtGTGGATATAcacaaatgagcccaaaatatgaatgcaacacgtttatatcttaaacggtttcctctcatgtcatctcaagaaaacgcttaatgcacttagactgatattaaagataccaaattctatttacaaataaagcacatgcagaaaaacggatgacaccaaaatataaactttcagtatcactttttaataaattttataaattttcttcataacggttttataaaggtagcttagtgtggttgtcatttgttaaaataaatataaaaatacagtgtgttcgtGTCCATCTGTCTGCtgaatttgacccataatctctgattctcctcatctatgatcatggaaaaggggaattacaatgacaacagttgtaggcctactcaatatgctagtttaagcatcatttaaacgtttccaacaaataaatgaatcgacttttctcagtgtgttaattacatagatttatttggatattcatacgatgatattcatacgatggctgaagcagcagtgagcgtccagcgtgcgacacggtaaacagatcaacactgtaaacgaaatcctacaaaacttcagtgaaaaaataaataaaatgatcatgcgatgcgataaaatagcttctattccatgcaaacgataccattaaaaatgttaacgttccacttaatgggagaaacaaaacaaaaagtaagcaagaatccgtattaatttcagtacgaAGGCGACACTGTCAAAATGGCGGCTCCACTCCGGCATGCAACGAGGTGTGACGTTGGTTCGTATTCTTTTTTGCACTTTTGTTCATACAGCAGTACtttgaaagaataaaattacGCAATATActacttttgatttcattatAGAATTTTGCGAAAAaatcatgcgattaatcgcgattaaaatatttaatcgttgcccagcactaatatatatatatatatatatatatatatatatatatatatatatatatatatatatatatatatatatatatatatatcaaaaatagAACTGCATtaaatgccaatatagttttattgtatttatttacacaatACTGGTATATTGTATTGTCcatattatttgaaaatattagaaaaaaacaacaacctgaAAATCTGATTTTATGATCAGAAGCAAAATCTTGGTTGTTTCAGTTCAAGCTACAAAAGcagcaaaaacaacacaaacaaactaaTGAAAAGTCtcaccttttgactctcctagTGTCAATGTAAAATTGTCTTCAGTGgaaaaaacaggaaaacaggCTGGAGACAAGACAAAAACATAACCAATAATAAGGAAAATGTTATCATATATTCATCCATCAGCATtcgttaaaacattttaatgaagaTGGGATGTTTGAGAGATCTGATCACCTTGTGGTCTCCCATGCAGATGTTGGAGCCCAGTGTGTTATAAACAACAGCACTCTCACCCTCTTCCCTCTGCAGACAACAATAAATCAACAAATTAAGCAATACAAGTCGCTGTTCTTTCAACTCAAACGTGCATATTGCATATTCTATCCAATAACCAAATGATTATTGATTTAATCATATGGATGTGTATAATAACATATTCAATTATggtgtaaataaaataagttcaaaatatgttttaaaaaaatcactaagataaaaataaaagttacacAAACGTAAACCTACCTGGTGAATGATGTCTCTCGCGTTGTGGGACATTAGGATGCGGTCACACCATGCCGGGCATCGTGTGTTCATGTACTGTGTAGGTTTAGTGTAGTCTTCACTGTATGGGTAActgaaacattaaaaacatacatgCAGAACTCAGACAAGAAAATTACACGGTTTTGGACTGTCAGTATTCTACAGACTTTAGTACTAACCCCAATTTAACTTATGTGtctatattttgtaattaattcTGAACACCTTGATTAGCTTATTTGAGTGTGCTTGGTTAGAGCTAAACTAAAGAAAGGGTTAGAGCTAAAGAAAAAGATAGGTTAAAttgggtaacgcattacaagtaacatgttaggtaatcagattacttttttcaagtaacaagAAGCGTAGTACTTTTAAATCTACACCACATTaccaagttactttttcaagtaaagttactttgttttcccatttattaaTTGACAGTTCCCCTGCCTCCATATTGAAAGAAATCTAgagtaagtgcagaggcgtTGTGCGCGcagtgtaaacatgatggttcaTGATGGTTCAACAATCAAGTCCAGCCCAGGAGAGAAAAagccaggtgagaaaaagtaatgcaaaattaatgtaatgcattattttccttagaaaagtaactaagtaatgcaatcaGCTACTTTTTTGgtaagtaatgcaatattgtaacaaattacttttaaaagtaactttccacaATATTGgtttttagtgtcacatgatccttcaggaattattctaatatgctgatttagtgctcaagaaacatttcttattttatcaaagttgaaaacagttgtgctgcttaacatttttttgGAAAACATCATTCTTTTTTatggattatttgatgaataagaAAGTTTGAACTccatttgaaatggaaatcttttcttgccttattaaattaaaagtaataatttcttccaaaaaaactgaaaacttttgaatgatagtattcaaaagtaatgtatttctgtaaaaaacaaaaaacaaaaattaatcatgaaaatatatatattattggttAATATTTTGGCCTTGCGGAAAAGAAATGTCTTTCAGAAGCAAAGCAGAGTCCGATATTATGCTTTGATTTTTACCTTTGGAACATTGTGCACTTTACATTTTCAGGTGttttacaatacttttaaaGCTGCTCACCTAGGAGGAAACCGGATATCCTCCTCTGTGATGACGTCGTGGAATGCAGCGATCTCCTTATCATACTTCAGCAGctgaaagacagaaaaataCATAAGTTCAGACATATTCCTAGTGATATACTCTTTTGATTAAATTATAGTCAAtgtcttatttattaaaaagaagTTCAGACCTCTTTTCCGTTGTTTTCTCTGAACACAGCCTGGTGCAAATAAGCAAATAACTTGGTCTCTATATGAAGGAGGACCTAGTGATGGAGTGGTAAAAAGAAggacagaaagaaaaaatgaaatattgaaaagAAAGCAAAGGAACAAAACATGagtaaagaaaaaataaacaccaGGAAAGACAAAGAGTAAAGACAAAGGTGAAAAGAGAAGGACAGAGGTTAATGCAGGGCATAAAAAACTAGCAAAGAACGGAGAGTAACTCCAACTTTGCTGGCACAAAAAATGAAGCACAGGTCTGCAGGAGTGATCTAAATGCAAGCTCGCATTTTCAGGACTGGCAAGAAGTCAATATCAACCCTCCAAAAACCATAAATCTGGCTGGACAGTGTACTGGATATGTCTGAGCgcacacaaaaagaaaaaattaatcaTCTCCTGGATGCAAAGTCAGAGCCTTTAACATGTTTACAAAACCTCAATAAAGCAAGTGTCACTGCAGATTTGCTGGTGGCTCTGTAATTCTGCATACTGGTGAATTCAGAACAAAATCAaagcataaaaaataataataaaaataaggcattttgaattgaaaaacacatttgctgctattgaggtgggatacgggtaaagttagggaaagctttggtggtatgggtaggtttaaggatgtgttaaggtgtaagggatgggtcaataGTGTACTTATAAATGttattacagatgtaattacatgcaggtgtttttaaaatataagtacaatgtaaaaacatgtatgtacacaataagtgcattgtatcaaatgattaatttaaatgtaagtacatagcaGTCAAggtcacttaatataaagtgggtccaaaaactgtaatattgtgaaatattattacaatttaatataactttttcagcattttcagaattttcagcagccgttactccagtcttcagtgtcacatgctcattcagaaatcattctatatgctgatttggtgctaaaGAATAATTTCTTAGTATTACCATTGTTGAAAACCAACAATTAATGGaatgtgtaaatggcccataCATTTACCTCAGACAGACTTGTAAAACCACTTTTGTAATGTCTACTGAATAACTGAATCTTCATTTGTAGGTTTTTCTCAGAAAATATTGATATATGCAAATGTTTGtggttaatttgattaaataatcAGCATATCATACCCCTAATTCAATATCTGTTTTcatcaaaacagatttaaaaataaataatcaccTTGTGGTCATTGTCTTTCTCTtcacaaattattttttctaCCTCGTTGCTACTGTCTTTTTTTACCGTCTGGATATCAGCCGACATGGAGAGgttctgtacacaaacaaatacacatattaatctttatataatttatgtgtgtatgtgttctgTGTTTAATATATCAGTCAGATCTACCTGTACTAGACTGAGTGTGTCAAGGCGGAAATTGAAATCCCCAAACAGGAAGAAGGGAAGAGGACTGTAGCTGTTATCTGCTACCCTGCAAGACAAGAAAAAGAGTTTGATATGGGACCATAAACCACATTAGACTCAGTCTTTTCTGCTGAAAGACAACATGACACAGCATTTAACTGAGATGCATTTCTGTGTGTAAGAGAAAATTGAGCTTGAAATAGTATGATGAGTAAATTACTATGATATAGGTTACTATTATTTCTCCCCACCAATTTCATGTTGTCATTGCATCCATTGTCATTTTTATAACTTGAATTTATTAACACAAACTCATGTGAATAATTCAAGTGAATATTTCCAAAGCACAAACCTGTTGATGACGTATCTGAGAGCTTTCTTGCGGTTTGCGGAATACACTGACGGACTAGCGTTGCAGGCTATGAGGTTGGAGGCATCGTGAAACAGGTGAACGTTCACCAGGTCCAAAcccctgtacacacacacacagataaacaCAAGATATATTATATGTGACTGATGTGGGACATTAGCTGATAGGATGGAGTTCACAGGCTCCCTTCATTTATCACTCAGTCTTCAGGTTCCTGTACTCCTCTATTATACTGCTGCCATGCGTCTGCTATTAATGTGCTTCTGATGACACACTATTCCACTAACACACAGCTAACACAACGTGTTTGCTTTGAGATGAagccaaaaacacacacacaatagacTATAAAGAAAATTATGAGGGACATCTCGAAATGTGAAGAAGAGTGTGTATGATAACATACTGGTTGTGAATGATCCATCGTGTCCTCATGTAGCCTTTTCTGGACCACttgaactgtaataaaatgtacacacacatatgcatgcaTATTAAATTTAAGgaggcatttatatattttatagacAGATATATTCTTGTACAGATTtgatatattcatatatatatatatacagagtaTGAGTCCCAGTACTTTTTTGTACTCgccaataaatatattttagtaatgctgtaattttcaagcaga encodes:
- the inpp5l gene encoding inositol polyphosphate-5-phosphatase A — translated: MEMYTDVLLVTANVGSLFDNVGEIEGDWLREFFTTVHMYKPRFVALHFQEVGGKDYMVNMGHAENFFWTIESSSEMADFDRVCVYVDSHFKAVDSFTALGSMYFIHKSLKNIQQYDFNVKEFKAVLGHNKYVGSLEGVATMEKEKFPKNFWPDFKWSRKGYMRTRWIIHNQGLDLVNVHLFHDASNLIACNASPSVYSANRKKALRYVINRVADNSYSPLPFFLFGDFNFRLDTLSLVQNLSMSADIQTVKKDSSNEVEKIICEEKDNDHKVLLHIETKLFAYLHQAVFRENNGKELLKYDKEIAAFHDVITEEDIRFPPSYPYSEDYTKPTQYMNTRCPAWCDRILMSHNARDIIHQREEGESAVVYNTLGSNICMGDHKPVFLFFPLKTILH